From Papaver somniferum cultivar HN1 unplaced genomic scaffold, ASM357369v1 unplaced-scaffold_29, whole genome shotgun sequence, a single genomic window includes:
- the LOC113341337 gene encoding MPN domain-containing protein CG4751-like: MKTFFLSKKNFPSHPTVQNLRPHHLPLLPIRLLYPTALNPQTSLPPALPSSAVSTQPISAAQKLPATQHNSVTSQPVPAAQELPSTQQLYTPPHRRSPTATRLHSTAHPDSSPAVSAHSDPAGSVTTTTPACPARADPPSSPTPLRLFLTIQSPHLDLSPAPLVAYFVPPIV, encoded by the coding sequence ATGAAAACGTTTTTCCTTTCAAAGAAAAACTTCCCATCGCATCCCACAGTCCAGAACCTCCGTCCACATCACCTCCCTCTTCTTCCCATTCGTCTTCTCTACCCAACAGCTCTTAACCCTCAGACCAGCCTCCCTCCTGCCCTGCCATCTTCCGCAGTTTCTACACAACCTATTTCCGCTGCACAGAAACTACCAGCTACTCAGCACAATTCTGTCACTTCCCAACCAGTTCCTGCTGCACAGGAGCTACCATCTACACAGCAACTCTATACTCCTCCCCATCGTCGTTCACCTACAGCTACTCGACTCCACTCCACTGCACACCCAGATTCCAGCCCTGCAGTTTCTGCACACAGCGATCCAGCAGGGTCTGTCACTACCACGACCCCTGCCTGCCCTGCCCGGGCAGATCCACCATCATCTCCCACTCCACTCCGTCTGTTCCTGACAATTCAGTCACCTCATCTCGACCTGTCACCCGCGCCTCTCGTGGCATATTTCGTCCCACCCATCGTCTGA